From Trichoplusia ni isolate ovarian cell line Hi5 chromosome 8, tn1, whole genome shotgun sequence, one genomic window encodes:
- the LOC113496891 gene encoding tektin-B1 — translation MQSVVTFEKPLPHLSLADWDARLYGLQVTADTRRADAFDLRHSAHQLRNETRIKTEWDSYHNNNRLRARVYEIEQWRSTLQELLDLLDREMASLKEEKASTERELEQLNLPLLVCSECLSNRDGRRSSELTYDLADTELKKELCVTESNKKMLIDRCQSAWEKINKLEVIKFKLQLDLNDKNEALQIDKDMLNLDKDCANITYKTDSLKTPKRMITNQQWIDKCEATKQMAITELQDTLRLRESLFVARGRARNALRAQTDVTNYMLRRRIYDTQRARNELDWQKLKMEENMDKLATELKVMGEQFADKVNALKVAETRLETRGYRPGSELAADEADIGLKDEVRSLRETIRQLQEKLDCAKATYNALEAASIKIGIDLNDKNQSLETDTRALEMRAALEPKRPQGLNKNLILASMKDEVPNVEG, via the exons ATGCAGTCTGTGGTGACGTTTGAGAAACCGTTGCCACATCTGAGCTTGGCTGACTGGGATGCTCGCCTCTACGGGTTACAG GTAACCGCTGACACCAGAAGGGCCGATGCCTTCGACCTCCGTCACAGCGCCCACCAGCTTCGTAACGAGACCCGCATCAAGACTGAGTGGGACAGCTACCATAATAATAACCGCCTTCGGGCCAG AGTCTATGAGATCGAACAATGGCGATCCACACTGCAAGAACTGCTCGATCTCTTGGACCGAGAAATGGCCAGCCTCAAAGAGGAGAAGGCGTCCACAGAACGGGAACTAGAACAACTCAACCTCCCTCTTCTCGTGTGCTCCGAGTGTCTGTCCAACAGAGATGGAAGACGCAGCTCCGAGTTGACTTACGATCTTGCTGATACTGAGCTTAAGAAG GAACTCTGTGTCACCGAAAGCAATAAAAAGATGCTGATCGACAGATGTCAATCAGCCTGGGAGAAAATTAACAAGTTGGAAGTAATCAAGTTCAAACTCCAATTGGATTTAAATGACAAAAACGAGGCCCTTCAGATAGACAAGGATATGCTCAATTTGGACAAAGACTGTGCCAATATCACTTACAAAACTGATTCCCTGAAGACACCTAAAAG GATGATAACCAACCAGCAATGGATAGACAAATGCGAGGCCACAAAACAAATGGCCATAACCGAACTTCAAGACACTTTACGTCTCCGTGAATCCCTATTCGTGGCTCGGGGTCGCGCAAGGAACGCTCTTAGGGCCCAAACTGACGTCACGAACTACATGCTAAGAAGGCGCATATATGACACACAGAGGGCCAGAAACGAACTGGATTGGCAGAAATTAAAG ATGGAAGAAAATATGGACAAGCTAGCAACAGAACTCAAAGTTATGGGAGAACAGTTTGCCGATAAAGTGAACGCGTTGAAAGTGGCTGAAACCCGCTTGGAGACTCGAGGGTACCGCCCGGGGTCTGAGTTGGCAGCTGATGAAGCCGATATAGGCCTGAAAGATGAGGTTCGAAGCCTAAGGGAAACCATACGCCAGTTGCAAGAGAAGTTAGACTGTGCTAA AGCTACATACAATGCTCTGGAAGCCGCTTCTATCAAAATTGGTATCGACCTTAACGACAAGAACCAATCTTTGGAAACTGACACTCGAGCTTTAGAAATGAGAGCGGCCTTAGAACCAAAGAGACCCCAAGGTTTGAACAAGAACTTGATTCTCGCGAGCATGAAAGATGAAGTGCCCAATGTCGAGGGTTAA